A stretch of Megalobrama amblycephala isolate DHTTF-2021 linkage group LG14, ASM1881202v1, whole genome shotgun sequence DNA encodes these proteins:
- the dgki gene encoding diacylglycerol kinase iota isoform X5: MCNSDVSLPCTGGSEPCPTSDAAGEEVGSTPVVRKGGNRLKRQNGRMIRAQRTVEENRVCGKGRKRKVTWYHRLLGYRKAISRSGLQHLGPAQNPFPALSNGPAKELRNTVDWSENAVNGDHLWLETNCSGDLCYLGEETCLVKIAKSAPRRKCAACKIVVHTACIEELDKINFRCKPTFREGGSRCLRDNVLRHHWVHRRRQEGKCRQCGKSFPQKFFHSKEIVAISCSWCKLAFHNKVTCFMLHQIEEPCSLGAHAGVIVPPSWIIKVRKPQSSFKNSTRRKKRTSFKRRASKKGTDESKWRPFMLKPLPSPLMKPVLVFVNPKSGGNQGTKLLQMFMWILNPRQVFDLSQGGPREALELYRKVPNLRILACGGDGTVGWILSALDELQMNPQPPVAVLPLGTGNDLARTLNWGGGYTDEPVSKVLCHVEDGTVVQLDRWNLQVERSAAQPEEGTQKLPLNVFNNYFSLGFDAHVTLEFHESREANPEKFNSRFRNKMFYAGAAFSDFLQRSSRDLSKHVRVVCDGTDLTPKIQELKFQCIVFLNIPRYCAGTMPWGNTGDHRDFEPQRHDDGCIEVIGFTMASLAALQVGGHGERLHQCREVVLTTFKTLPVQVDGEPCRLAPSTLRISLRNQANMVQKSKRRTSVPLLNDIQKVCAADLRRLSAPPDSFSVPHAVPERLRLRVNRIILQEYESMQFDKERLRDISTPVGIVVVRGDCDLETCRLYIDRLQEDLHQAPSAGHRVHYQDESAGLPRPSSAHRLSSNWSFLDSTSADRFYRIDKAQEHLHFVTEICQDEVFILDHEAPAVSQVRAPGMPDVVVEPSSSVPLTSDEQALLSAAVKGDLSALSGSCGSGVSLLVRDSMGCTALHLAAQHGHTEVVSFILEHGSKLMLDLTERDTGDTALHKAASQQHHEVCRCLLEAGASLSKTNFLGKTPKDCALDAGNSELASLMESQPVDEPAAHEDLETAV, translated from the exons ATGTGTAACAGTGATGTCAGCCTACCTTGCACCGGTGGAAGTGAGCCTTGCCCAACTTCGGATGCTGCTGGAGAAGAGGTGGGAAGCACACCGGTAGTTAGGAAAGGAGGAAACAGATTGAAAAGGCAAAATGGAAGGATGATCAGGGCCCAGAGGACAGTAGAGGAGAACCGAGTATGCGGGAAAGGGCGGAAGCGGAAGGTCACCTGGTACCACAGGCTTCTGGGCTACAG GAAAGCCATCTCGCGGTCAGGCCTCCAGCATTTGGGTCCAGCACAGAATCCCTTCCCTGCTCTGAGCAATGGACCTGCCAAGGAGCTCCGCAACACAGTGGACTGGAGC GAAAACGCAGTGAATGGTGATCACCTGTGGCTGGAGACGAACTGCTCCGGGGATCTCTGCTACCTGGGTGAAGAGACGTGCTTGGTCAAGATTGCA AAGTCGGCTCCCCGGAGGAAGTGTGCAGCCTGTAAGATCGTGGTCCACACGGCGTGTATCGAGGAGTTGGACAAG ATCAACTTCCGCTGCAAACCCACCTTCAGAGAAGGCGGCTCTCGATGCCTTAGAGAT AACGTTTTGAGACATCACTGGGTCCACCGCCGGCGGCAAGAGGGGAAGTGTCGTCAGTGCGGCAAA AGTTTCCCGCAGAAGTTCTTCCATAGTAAGGAGATCGTGGCCATCAGCTGCTCCTGGTGCAAGCTGGCA TTCCACAATAAGGTCACATGCTTCATGCTCCATCAGATCGAGGAGCCCTGCTCACTGGGAGCTCACGCCGGGGTCATCGTACCCCCTTCCTGGATCATCAAAGTCAGGAAGCCGCAG AGCTCATTTAAAAACTCCACTCGAAGGAAAAAACGGACGTCGTTCAAAAGAAGAGCCAGCAAAAAGGGCACGGAT GAGTCAAAATGGCGTCCGTTCATGCTGAAGCCGCTGCCCTCACCGCTGATGAAACCAGTGCTGGTGTTTGTCAACCCCAAGAGCGGCGGAAACCAG GGGACTAAGCTGCTGCAGATGTTCATGTGGATCCTGAACCCTCGGCAGGTGTTTGATTTGTCTCAGGGAGGGCCCAGAGAAGC GTTGGAATTATACAGGAAAGTGCCAAATCTTCGCATCCTTGCCTGTGGAGGAGATGGAACG GTGGGCTGGATTCTgtcagccttagatgaactacAGATGAACCCACAACCCCCTGTAGCTGTGCTTCCTCTTGGTACAGGAAATGACCTTGCCAGGACTTTGAACTGGGGAGGG GGTTACACAGATGAGCCGGTGTCTAAGGTCTTGTGTCACGTGGAGGACGGCACGGTGGTGCAGTTGGACCGCTGGAATCTGCAGGTGGAGCGTTCGGCTGCTCAGCCGGAGGAGGGCACGCAGAAG CTTCCTCTAAACGTGTTCAATAACTACTTCAGCCTCGGCTTTGATGCCCACGTCACCCTGGAGTTCCACGAGTCTAGAG AAGCCAACCCCGAGAAATTCAACAGTCGCTTCCGTAACAAGATGTTCTATGCAGGG GCGGCTTTCTCCGACTTTCTCCAGCGGAGCTCCAGGGATCTGTCTAAGCATGTCAGAGTGGTG TGTGATGGTACGGATCTCACACCCAAGATCCAGGAACTGAAGTTTCAGTGCATCGTCTTCTTAAATATTCCCAG GTACTGTGCTGGTACCATGCCATGGGGCAACACGGGTGACCACAGAGATTTTGAGCCTCAGAGGCATGACGACGGCTGCATCGAGGTGATCGGTTTCACCATGGCCTCTCTG GCGGCGCTGCAGGTGGGCGGTCACGGCGAACGACTGCATCAGTGCAGAGAGGTCGTCCTCACCACCTTCAAGACGCTGCCCGTGCAGGTGGACGGCGAGCCGTGTCGCCTCGCGCCCTCGACCCTGCGCATATCGCTGAGGAACCAGGCCAACATGGTGCAGAAGAGCAAGAGACGCACGTCTGTGCCGCTGCTGAACGA CATTCAGAAAGTGTGCGCAGCCGACCTGCGCCGGCTCTCTGCTCCCCCCGACTCCTTCTCTGT CCCTCATGCAGTCCCTGAGCGTCTGCGACTGCGCGTGAACCGCATCATCCTGCAGGAATATGAGAGCATGCAGTTCGACAAGGAGCGTCTGCGTGACATCT CTACTCCTGTTGGGATCGTGGTGGTGAGAGGAGACTGTGACCTGGAAACATGTCGTCTGTACATTGACAGGCTGCAGGAG GATTTACATCAAGCGCCATCTGCTGGTCACAGAGTGCACTACCAG GATGAGAGCGCAGGTTTGCCACGACCGAGTTCAGCTCACAGACTTTCATCCAACTGGAGCTTCCTAGACT CTACATCAGCCGACCGCTTTTACCGCATAGACAAGGCTCAG GAGCATCTTCACTTTGTGACTGAAATATGCCAGGATGAGGTTTTCATCCTGGACCACGAGGCTCCAGCGGTGAGCCAGGTCCGAGCTCCTGGAATGCCAGATGTGGTGGTGGAACCCAGTTCCAG TGTTCCCCTGACCTCAGACGAACAAG CTCTATTGTCAGCTGCTGTTAAAGGAGACCTGTCTGCG ttGTCGGGCTCCTGCGGTAGCGGGGTCAGTCTGTTGGTGCGGGACTCTATGGGCTGCACTGCTCTGCACTTGGCGGCCCAACACGGCCACACTGAGGTTGTGAGTTTCATTCTAGAACATG
- the dgki gene encoding diacylglycerol kinase iota isoform X2 — MCNSDVSLPCTGGSEPCPTSDAAGEEVGSTPVVRKGGNRLKRQNGRMIRAQRTVEENRVCGKGRKRKVTWYHRLLGYRKAISRSGLQHLGPAQNPFPALSNGPAKELRNTVDWSENAVNGDHLWLETNCSGDLCYLGEETCLVKIASAPRRKCAACKIVVHTACIEELDKINFRCKPTFREGGSRCLRDNEPLLARLHVTRCVCLRQQNVLRHHWVHRRRQEGKCRQCGKSFPQKFFHSKEIVAISCSWCKLAFHNKVTCFMLHQIEEPCSLGAHAGVIVPPSWIIKVRKPQSSFKNSTRRKKRTSFKRRASKKGTDESKWRPFMLKPLPSPLMKPVLVFVNPKSGGNQGTKLLQMFMWILNPRQVFDLSQGGPREALELYRKVPNLRILACGGDGTVGWILSALDELQMNPQPPVAVLPLGTGNDLARTLNWGGGYTDEPVSKVLCHVEDGTVVQLDRWNLQVERSAAQPEEGTQKLPLNVFNNYFSLGFDAHVTLEFHESREANPEKFNSRFRNKMFYAGAAFSDFLQRSSRDLSKHVRVVCDGTDLTPKIQELKFQCIVFLNIPRYCAGTMPWGNTGDHRDFEPQRHDDGCIEVIGFTMASLAALQVGGHGERLHQCREVVLTTFKTLPVQVDGEPCRLAPSTLRISLRNQANMVQKSKRRTSVPLLNDIQKVCAADLRRLSAPPDSFSVPHAVPERLRLRVNRIILQEYESMQFDKERLRDISTPVGIVVVRGDCDLETCRLYIDRLQEDLHQAPSAGHRVHYQDESAGLPRPSSAHRLSSNWSFLDSTSADRFYRIDKAQEHLHFVTEICQDEVFILDHEAPAVSQVRAPGMPDVVVEPSSSVPLTSDEQALLSAAVKGDLSALSGSCGSGVSLLVRDSMGCTALHLAAQHGHTEVVSFILEHGSKLMLDLTERDTGDTALHKAASQQHHEVCRCLLEAGASLSKTNFLGKTPKDCALDAGNSELASLMESQPVDEPAAHEDLETAV, encoded by the exons ATGTGTAACAGTGATGTCAGCCTACCTTGCACCGGTGGAAGTGAGCCTTGCCCAACTTCGGATGCTGCTGGAGAAGAGGTGGGAAGCACACCGGTAGTTAGGAAAGGAGGAAACAGATTGAAAAGGCAAAATGGAAGGATGATCAGGGCCCAGAGGACAGTAGAGGAGAACCGAGTATGCGGGAAAGGGCGGAAGCGGAAGGTCACCTGGTACCACAGGCTTCTGGGCTACAG GAAAGCCATCTCGCGGTCAGGCCTCCAGCATTTGGGTCCAGCACAGAATCCCTTCCCTGCTCTGAGCAATGGACCTGCCAAGGAGCTCCGCAACACAGTGGACTGGAGC GAAAACGCAGTGAATGGTGATCACCTGTGGCTGGAGACGAACTGCTCCGGGGATCTCTGCTACCTGGGTGAAGAGACGTGCTTGGTCAAGATTGCA TCGGCTCCCCGGAGGAAGTGTGCAGCCTGTAAGATCGTGGTCCACACGGCGTGTATCGAGGAGTTGGACAAG ATCAACTTCCGCTGCAAACCCACCTTCAGAGAAGGCGGCTCTCGATGCCTTAGAGAT AATGAACCCTTGTTGGCACGTTTACATGTGACCCGTTGTGTCTGTTTGCGACAGCAGAACGTTTTGAGACATCACTGGGTCCACCGCCGGCGGCAAGAGGGGAAGTGTCGTCAGTGCGGCAAA AGTTTCCCGCAGAAGTTCTTCCATAGTAAGGAGATCGTGGCCATCAGCTGCTCCTGGTGCAAGCTGGCA TTCCACAATAAGGTCACATGCTTCATGCTCCATCAGATCGAGGAGCCCTGCTCACTGGGAGCTCACGCCGGGGTCATCGTACCCCCTTCCTGGATCATCAAAGTCAGGAAGCCGCAG AGCTCATTTAAAAACTCCACTCGAAGGAAAAAACGGACGTCGTTCAAAAGAAGAGCCAGCAAAAAGGGCACGGAT GAGTCAAAATGGCGTCCGTTCATGCTGAAGCCGCTGCCCTCACCGCTGATGAAACCAGTGCTGGTGTTTGTCAACCCCAAGAGCGGCGGAAACCAG GGGACTAAGCTGCTGCAGATGTTCATGTGGATCCTGAACCCTCGGCAGGTGTTTGATTTGTCTCAGGGAGGGCCCAGAGAAGC GTTGGAATTATACAGGAAAGTGCCAAATCTTCGCATCCTTGCCTGTGGAGGAGATGGAACG GTGGGCTGGATTCTgtcagccttagatgaactacAGATGAACCCACAACCCCCTGTAGCTGTGCTTCCTCTTGGTACAGGAAATGACCTTGCCAGGACTTTGAACTGGGGAGGG GGTTACACAGATGAGCCGGTGTCTAAGGTCTTGTGTCACGTGGAGGACGGCACGGTGGTGCAGTTGGACCGCTGGAATCTGCAGGTGGAGCGTTCGGCTGCTCAGCCGGAGGAGGGCACGCAGAAG CTTCCTCTAAACGTGTTCAATAACTACTTCAGCCTCGGCTTTGATGCCCACGTCACCCTGGAGTTCCACGAGTCTAGAG AAGCCAACCCCGAGAAATTCAACAGTCGCTTCCGTAACAAGATGTTCTATGCAGGG GCGGCTTTCTCCGACTTTCTCCAGCGGAGCTCCAGGGATCTGTCTAAGCATGTCAGAGTGGTG TGTGATGGTACGGATCTCACACCCAAGATCCAGGAACTGAAGTTTCAGTGCATCGTCTTCTTAAATATTCCCAG GTACTGTGCTGGTACCATGCCATGGGGCAACACGGGTGACCACAGAGATTTTGAGCCTCAGAGGCATGACGACGGCTGCATCGAGGTGATCGGTTTCACCATGGCCTCTCTG GCGGCGCTGCAGGTGGGCGGTCACGGCGAACGACTGCATCAGTGCAGAGAGGTCGTCCTCACCACCTTCAAGACGCTGCCCGTGCAGGTGGACGGCGAGCCGTGTCGCCTCGCGCCCTCGACCCTGCGCATATCGCTGAGGAACCAGGCCAACATGGTGCAGAAGAGCAAGAGACGCACGTCTGTGCCGCTGCTGAACGA CATTCAGAAAGTGTGCGCAGCCGACCTGCGCCGGCTCTCTGCTCCCCCCGACTCCTTCTCTGT CCCTCATGCAGTCCCTGAGCGTCTGCGACTGCGCGTGAACCGCATCATCCTGCAGGAATATGAGAGCATGCAGTTCGACAAGGAGCGTCTGCGTGACATCT CTACTCCTGTTGGGATCGTGGTGGTGAGAGGAGACTGTGACCTGGAAACATGTCGTCTGTACATTGACAGGCTGCAGGAG GATTTACATCAAGCGCCATCTGCTGGTCACAGAGTGCACTACCAG GATGAGAGCGCAGGTTTGCCACGACCGAGTTCAGCTCACAGACTTTCATCCAACTGGAGCTTCCTAGACT CTACATCAGCCGACCGCTTTTACCGCATAGACAAGGCTCAG GAGCATCTTCACTTTGTGACTGAAATATGCCAGGATGAGGTTTTCATCCTGGACCACGAGGCTCCAGCGGTGAGCCAGGTCCGAGCTCCTGGAATGCCAGATGTGGTGGTGGAACCCAGTTCCAG TGTTCCCCTGACCTCAGACGAACAAG CTCTATTGTCAGCTGCTGTTAAAGGAGACCTGTCTGCG ttGTCGGGCTCCTGCGGTAGCGGGGTCAGTCTGTTGGTGCGGGACTCTATGGGCTGCACTGCTCTGCACTTGGCGGCCCAACACGGCCACACTGAGGTTGTGAGTTTCATTCTAGAACATG
- the dgki gene encoding diacylglycerol kinase iota isoform X6, which yields MCNSDVSLPCTGGSEPCPTSDAAGEEVGSTPVVRKGGNRLKRQNGRMIRAQRTVEENRVCGKGRKRKVTWYHRLLGYRKAISRSGLQHLGPAQNPFPALSNGPAKELRNTVDWSENAVNGDHLWLETNCSGDLCYLGEETCLVKIASAPRRKCAACKIVVHTACIEELDKINFRCKPTFREGGSRCLRDQNVLRHHWVHRRRQEGKCRQCGKSFPQKFFHSKEIVAISCSWCKLAFHNKVTCFMLHQIEEPCSLGAHAGVIVPPSWIIKVRKPQSSFKNSTRRKKRTSFKRRASKKGTDESKWRPFMLKPLPSPLMKPVLVFVNPKSGGNQGTKLLQMFMWILNPRQVFDLSQGGPREALELYRKVPNLRILACGGDGTVGWILSALDELQMNPQPPVAVLPLGTGNDLARTLNWGGGYTDEPVSKVLCHVEDGTVVQLDRWNLQVERSAAQPEEGTQKLPLNVFNNYFSLGFDAHVTLEFHESREANPEKFNSRFRNKMFYAGAAFSDFLQRSSRDLSKHVRVVCDGTDLTPKIQELKFQCIVFLNIPRYCAGTMPWGNTGDHRDFEPQRHDDGCIEVIGFTMASLAALQVGGHGERLHQCREVVLTTFKTLPVQVDGEPCRLAPSTLRISLRNQANMVQKSKRRTSVPLLNDIQKVCAADLRRLSAPPDSFSVPHAVPERLRLRVNRIILQEYESMQFDKERLRDISTPVGIVVVRGDCDLETCRLYIDRLQEDLHQAPSAGHRVHYQDESAGLPRPSSAHRLSSNWSFLDSTSADRFYRIDKAQEHLHFVTEICQDEVFILDHEAPAVSQVRAPGMPDVVVEPSSSVPLTSDEQALLSAAVKGDLSALSGSCGSGVSLLVRDSMGCTALHLAAQHGHTEVVSFILEHGSKLMLDLTERDTGDTALHKAASQQHHEVCRCLLEAGASLSKTNFLGKTPKDCALDAGNSELASLMESQPVDEPAAHEDLETAV from the exons ATGTGTAACAGTGATGTCAGCCTACCTTGCACCGGTGGAAGTGAGCCTTGCCCAACTTCGGATGCTGCTGGAGAAGAGGTGGGAAGCACACCGGTAGTTAGGAAAGGAGGAAACAGATTGAAAAGGCAAAATGGAAGGATGATCAGGGCCCAGAGGACAGTAGAGGAGAACCGAGTATGCGGGAAAGGGCGGAAGCGGAAGGTCACCTGGTACCACAGGCTTCTGGGCTACAG GAAAGCCATCTCGCGGTCAGGCCTCCAGCATTTGGGTCCAGCACAGAATCCCTTCCCTGCTCTGAGCAATGGACCTGCCAAGGAGCTCCGCAACACAGTGGACTGGAGC GAAAACGCAGTGAATGGTGATCACCTGTGGCTGGAGACGAACTGCTCCGGGGATCTCTGCTACCTGGGTGAAGAGACGTGCTTGGTCAAGATTGCA TCGGCTCCCCGGAGGAAGTGTGCAGCCTGTAAGATCGTGGTCCACACGGCGTGTATCGAGGAGTTGGACAAG ATCAACTTCCGCTGCAAACCCACCTTCAGAGAAGGCGGCTCTCGATGCCTTAGAGAT CAGAACGTTTTGAGACATCACTGGGTCCACCGCCGGCGGCAAGAGGGGAAGTGTCGTCAGTGCGGCAAA AGTTTCCCGCAGAAGTTCTTCCATAGTAAGGAGATCGTGGCCATCAGCTGCTCCTGGTGCAAGCTGGCA TTCCACAATAAGGTCACATGCTTCATGCTCCATCAGATCGAGGAGCCCTGCTCACTGGGAGCTCACGCCGGGGTCATCGTACCCCCTTCCTGGATCATCAAAGTCAGGAAGCCGCAG AGCTCATTTAAAAACTCCACTCGAAGGAAAAAACGGACGTCGTTCAAAAGAAGAGCCAGCAAAAAGGGCACGGAT GAGTCAAAATGGCGTCCGTTCATGCTGAAGCCGCTGCCCTCACCGCTGATGAAACCAGTGCTGGTGTTTGTCAACCCCAAGAGCGGCGGAAACCAG GGGACTAAGCTGCTGCAGATGTTCATGTGGATCCTGAACCCTCGGCAGGTGTTTGATTTGTCTCAGGGAGGGCCCAGAGAAGC GTTGGAATTATACAGGAAAGTGCCAAATCTTCGCATCCTTGCCTGTGGAGGAGATGGAACG GTGGGCTGGATTCTgtcagccttagatgaactacAGATGAACCCACAACCCCCTGTAGCTGTGCTTCCTCTTGGTACAGGAAATGACCTTGCCAGGACTTTGAACTGGGGAGGG GGTTACACAGATGAGCCGGTGTCTAAGGTCTTGTGTCACGTGGAGGACGGCACGGTGGTGCAGTTGGACCGCTGGAATCTGCAGGTGGAGCGTTCGGCTGCTCAGCCGGAGGAGGGCACGCAGAAG CTTCCTCTAAACGTGTTCAATAACTACTTCAGCCTCGGCTTTGATGCCCACGTCACCCTGGAGTTCCACGAGTCTAGAG AAGCCAACCCCGAGAAATTCAACAGTCGCTTCCGTAACAAGATGTTCTATGCAGGG GCGGCTTTCTCCGACTTTCTCCAGCGGAGCTCCAGGGATCTGTCTAAGCATGTCAGAGTGGTG TGTGATGGTACGGATCTCACACCCAAGATCCAGGAACTGAAGTTTCAGTGCATCGTCTTCTTAAATATTCCCAG GTACTGTGCTGGTACCATGCCATGGGGCAACACGGGTGACCACAGAGATTTTGAGCCTCAGAGGCATGACGACGGCTGCATCGAGGTGATCGGTTTCACCATGGCCTCTCTG GCGGCGCTGCAGGTGGGCGGTCACGGCGAACGACTGCATCAGTGCAGAGAGGTCGTCCTCACCACCTTCAAGACGCTGCCCGTGCAGGTGGACGGCGAGCCGTGTCGCCTCGCGCCCTCGACCCTGCGCATATCGCTGAGGAACCAGGCCAACATGGTGCAGAAGAGCAAGAGACGCACGTCTGTGCCGCTGCTGAACGA CATTCAGAAAGTGTGCGCAGCCGACCTGCGCCGGCTCTCTGCTCCCCCCGACTCCTTCTCTGT CCCTCATGCAGTCCCTGAGCGTCTGCGACTGCGCGTGAACCGCATCATCCTGCAGGAATATGAGAGCATGCAGTTCGACAAGGAGCGTCTGCGTGACATCT CTACTCCTGTTGGGATCGTGGTGGTGAGAGGAGACTGTGACCTGGAAACATGTCGTCTGTACATTGACAGGCTGCAGGAG GATTTACATCAAGCGCCATCTGCTGGTCACAGAGTGCACTACCAG GATGAGAGCGCAGGTTTGCCACGACCGAGTTCAGCTCACAGACTTTCATCCAACTGGAGCTTCCTAGACT CTACATCAGCCGACCGCTTTTACCGCATAGACAAGGCTCAG GAGCATCTTCACTTTGTGACTGAAATATGCCAGGATGAGGTTTTCATCCTGGACCACGAGGCTCCAGCGGTGAGCCAGGTCCGAGCTCCTGGAATGCCAGATGTGGTGGTGGAACCCAGTTCCAG TGTTCCCCTGACCTCAGACGAACAAG CTCTATTGTCAGCTGCTGTTAAAGGAGACCTGTCTGCG ttGTCGGGCTCCTGCGGTAGCGGGGTCAGTCTGTTGGTGCGGGACTCTATGGGCTGCACTGCTCTGCACTTGGCGGCCCAACACGGCCACACTGAGGTTGTGAGTTTCATTCTAGAACATG
- the dgki gene encoding diacylglycerol kinase iota isoform X7: MCNSDVSLPCTGGSEPCPTSDAAGEEVGSTPVVRKGGNRLKRQNGRMIRAQRTVEENRVCGKGRKRKVTWYHRLLGYRKAISRSGLQHLGPAQNPFPALSNGPAKELRNTVDWSENAVNGDHLWLETNCSGDLCYLGEETCLVKIASAPRRKCAACKIVVHTACIEELDKINFRCKPTFREGGSRCLRDNVLRHHWVHRRRQEGKCRQCGKSFPQKFFHSKEIVAISCSWCKLAFHNKVTCFMLHQIEEPCSLGAHAGVIVPPSWIIKVRKPQSSFKNSTRRKKRTSFKRRASKKGTDESKWRPFMLKPLPSPLMKPVLVFVNPKSGGNQGTKLLQMFMWILNPRQVFDLSQGGPREALELYRKVPNLRILACGGDGTVGWILSALDELQMNPQPPVAVLPLGTGNDLARTLNWGGGYTDEPVSKVLCHVEDGTVVQLDRWNLQVERSAAQPEEGTQKLPLNVFNNYFSLGFDAHVTLEFHESREANPEKFNSRFRNKMFYAGAAFSDFLQRSSRDLSKHVRVVCDGTDLTPKIQELKFQCIVFLNIPRYCAGTMPWGNTGDHRDFEPQRHDDGCIEVIGFTMASLAALQVGGHGERLHQCREVVLTTFKTLPVQVDGEPCRLAPSTLRISLRNQANMVQKSKRRTSVPLLNDIQKVCAADLRRLSAPPDSFSVPHAVPERLRLRVNRIILQEYESMQFDKERLRDISTPVGIVVVRGDCDLETCRLYIDRLQEDLHQAPSAGHRVHYQDESAGLPRPSSAHRLSSNWSFLDSTSADRFYRIDKAQEHLHFVTEICQDEVFILDHEAPAVSQVRAPGMPDVVVEPSSSVPLTSDEQALLSAAVKGDLSALSGSCGSGVSLLVRDSMGCTALHLAAQHGHTEVVSFILEHGSKLMLDLTERDTGDTALHKAASQQHHEVCRCLLEAGASLSKTNFLGKTPKDCALDAGNSELASLMESQPVDEPAAHEDLETAV, translated from the exons ATGTGTAACAGTGATGTCAGCCTACCTTGCACCGGTGGAAGTGAGCCTTGCCCAACTTCGGATGCTGCTGGAGAAGAGGTGGGAAGCACACCGGTAGTTAGGAAAGGAGGAAACAGATTGAAAAGGCAAAATGGAAGGATGATCAGGGCCCAGAGGACAGTAGAGGAGAACCGAGTATGCGGGAAAGGGCGGAAGCGGAAGGTCACCTGGTACCACAGGCTTCTGGGCTACAG GAAAGCCATCTCGCGGTCAGGCCTCCAGCATTTGGGTCCAGCACAGAATCCCTTCCCTGCTCTGAGCAATGGACCTGCCAAGGAGCTCCGCAACACAGTGGACTGGAGC GAAAACGCAGTGAATGGTGATCACCTGTGGCTGGAGACGAACTGCTCCGGGGATCTCTGCTACCTGGGTGAAGAGACGTGCTTGGTCAAGATTGCA TCGGCTCCCCGGAGGAAGTGTGCAGCCTGTAAGATCGTGGTCCACACGGCGTGTATCGAGGAGTTGGACAAG ATCAACTTCCGCTGCAAACCCACCTTCAGAGAAGGCGGCTCTCGATGCCTTAGAGAT AACGTTTTGAGACATCACTGGGTCCACCGCCGGCGGCAAGAGGGGAAGTGTCGTCAGTGCGGCAAA AGTTTCCCGCAGAAGTTCTTCCATAGTAAGGAGATCGTGGCCATCAGCTGCTCCTGGTGCAAGCTGGCA TTCCACAATAAGGTCACATGCTTCATGCTCCATCAGATCGAGGAGCCCTGCTCACTGGGAGCTCACGCCGGGGTCATCGTACCCCCTTCCTGGATCATCAAAGTCAGGAAGCCGCAG AGCTCATTTAAAAACTCCACTCGAAGGAAAAAACGGACGTCGTTCAAAAGAAGAGCCAGCAAAAAGGGCACGGAT GAGTCAAAATGGCGTCCGTTCATGCTGAAGCCGCTGCCCTCACCGCTGATGAAACCAGTGCTGGTGTTTGTCAACCCCAAGAGCGGCGGAAACCAG GGGACTAAGCTGCTGCAGATGTTCATGTGGATCCTGAACCCTCGGCAGGTGTTTGATTTGTCTCAGGGAGGGCCCAGAGAAGC GTTGGAATTATACAGGAAAGTGCCAAATCTTCGCATCCTTGCCTGTGGAGGAGATGGAACG GTGGGCTGGATTCTgtcagccttagatgaactacAGATGAACCCACAACCCCCTGTAGCTGTGCTTCCTCTTGGTACAGGAAATGACCTTGCCAGGACTTTGAACTGGGGAGGG GGTTACACAGATGAGCCGGTGTCTAAGGTCTTGTGTCACGTGGAGGACGGCACGGTGGTGCAGTTGGACCGCTGGAATCTGCAGGTGGAGCGTTCGGCTGCTCAGCCGGAGGAGGGCACGCAGAAG CTTCCTCTAAACGTGTTCAATAACTACTTCAGCCTCGGCTTTGATGCCCACGTCACCCTGGAGTTCCACGAGTCTAGAG AAGCCAACCCCGAGAAATTCAACAGTCGCTTCCGTAACAAGATGTTCTATGCAGGG GCGGCTTTCTCCGACTTTCTCCAGCGGAGCTCCAGGGATCTGTCTAAGCATGTCAGAGTGGTG TGTGATGGTACGGATCTCACACCCAAGATCCAGGAACTGAAGTTTCAGTGCATCGTCTTCTTAAATATTCCCAG GTACTGTGCTGGTACCATGCCATGGGGCAACACGGGTGACCACAGAGATTTTGAGCCTCAGAGGCATGACGACGGCTGCATCGAGGTGATCGGTTTCACCATGGCCTCTCTG GCGGCGCTGCAGGTGGGCGGTCACGGCGAACGACTGCATCAGTGCAGAGAGGTCGTCCTCACCACCTTCAAGACGCTGCCCGTGCAGGTGGACGGCGAGCCGTGTCGCCTCGCGCCCTCGACCCTGCGCATATCGCTGAGGAACCAGGCCAACATGGTGCAGAAGAGCAAGAGACGCACGTCTGTGCCGCTGCTGAACGA CATTCAGAAAGTGTGCGCAGCCGACCTGCGCCGGCTCTCTGCTCCCCCCGACTCCTTCTCTGT CCCTCATGCAGTCCCTGAGCGTCTGCGACTGCGCGTGAACCGCATCATCCTGCAGGAATATGAGAGCATGCAGTTCGACAAGGAGCGTCTGCGTGACATCT CTACTCCTGTTGGGATCGTGGTGGTGAGAGGAGACTGTGACCTGGAAACATGTCGTCTGTACATTGACAGGCTGCAGGAG GATTTACATCAAGCGCCATCTGCTGGTCACAGAGTGCACTACCAG GATGAGAGCGCAGGTTTGCCACGACCGAGTTCAGCTCACAGACTTTCATCCAACTGGAGCTTCCTAGACT CTACATCAGCCGACCGCTTTTACCGCATAGACAAGGCTCAG GAGCATCTTCACTTTGTGACTGAAATATGCCAGGATGAGGTTTTCATCCTGGACCACGAGGCTCCAGCGGTGAGCCAGGTCCGAGCTCCTGGAATGCCAGATGTGGTGGTGGAACCCAGTTCCAG TGTTCCCCTGACCTCAGACGAACAAG CTCTATTGTCAGCTGCTGTTAAAGGAGACCTGTCTGCG ttGTCGGGCTCCTGCGGTAGCGGGGTCAGTCTGTTGGTGCGGGACTCTATGGGCTGCACTGCTCTGCACTTGGCGGCCCAACACGGCCACACTGAGGTTGTGAGTTTCATTCTAGAACATG